From a region of the Fischerella sp. JS2 genome:
- the ptsP gene encoding phosphoenolpyruvate--protein phosphotransferase: MIGIVIVSHSRRLAEGVRELALQMVQGHVPIAVAAGIDDPVNPLGTDAMQVYEAIASVYSDDGVLVLMDLGSALMSAEMALEFLPSEHQQHIHLCAAPLVEGAITAVVAAASTNDIQRVITEAQGALVAKATQLGLDDSHLSLVMSEEPIINDKGHTSQISLAVSNRFGLHARPAAQFVSCAARFQSQIQVRNVTKGSDFVRADSINQVAMLGVRQGDEIVITATGPDADVALAALQTLITTNFGEDNTPPPTPRRDESRLYITPHSPHTPSTSLQGIPASPGVAIAPCFRYRQTPISWGQTTSIEQLPHYHVDNTHQEWQRLQSALYTAQQEIQTLLSHSSIQIGDAEAAIFDAHLLFLADPTLLEAAQQRIFTQHLNSEAVWQGVINEVASNYHRLDDPYLQERIADVVDVGQRVLRVLSGTPMTIVDVSQPGILVAADLTPSDTASLDPTSVLGICITAGSATSHTAILARSLGIPAIVGLPPEILQLTDGTQLAIDGETGRVWVEPEAEVLVALRTKRDAQHATQQQAITIAHQPGMTRDRHQINVFANVSSINDTQQAVNLGAEGVGLLRTEFLYLNRPTAPTEEQQLEVYQAIAQILDHRPLIIRTLDVGGDKSIPYLGVGLEANPFLGWRGIRFCLDRPEVLKTQLRAILRASFRQQIKIMFPMIATVDEIQAAKAILAEVQGELRQAGVPFDEAMQIGIMIEVPSAVTIAEQLAREVDFFSIGTNDLSQYIMAADRTNPKVANLADALHPAVLRMIQQTVEAGHAAGIWVGLCGEIAADPLAAPILLGLGLDEVSLNPQAIPAFKGAIAQLTMPQAQAIVTAALQQDSAAKVREIVNYDLHLI, encoded by the coding sequence GTGATTGGAATTGTTATTGTTTCTCACAGCAGACGGCTAGCAGAAGGTGTGCGAGAACTTGCGCTACAGATGGTTCAAGGCCATGTTCCCATCGCCGTCGCCGCAGGCATTGATGATCCGGTAAATCCTTTGGGTACGGATGCGATGCAGGTTTATGAGGCGATCGCATCTGTATATAGTGATGATGGGGTGTTGGTGCTGATGGATCTCGGTAGCGCTTTGATGAGTGCAGAAATGGCCCTAGAGTTTCTCCCCAGCGAACATCAACAGCACATACATCTGTGTGCAGCACCTCTAGTTGAAGGTGCGATCACCGCAGTAGTTGCAGCTGCATCTACCAACGACATTCAACGGGTAATTACGGAAGCACAGGGAGCATTAGTCGCAAAAGCAACTCAGTTAGGTTTGGATGACAGTCATTTGTCATTAGTCATGAGCGAAGAACCAATAATTAATGACAAGGGACACACAAGCCAAATCAGTTTGGCTGTTAGTAACAGGTTTGGATTGCACGCCCGCCCCGCAGCTCAATTTGTCAGCTGTGCCGCTCGATTTCAATCTCAAATTCAAGTCAGAAATGTTACTAAAGGTAGTGATTTTGTCCGTGCTGACAGTATCAACCAAGTAGCAATGTTAGGAGTACGTCAAGGAGACGAAATTGTCATTACTGCTACTGGCCCGGACGCAGACGTAGCACTAGCCGCATTACAAACACTCATCACCACCAACTTCGGCGAAGACAACACTCCTCCCCCCACTCCCAGACGCGATGAATCGCGTCTCTACATTACTCCCCACTCCCCCCACACTCCAAGCACCTCCCTCCAAGGCATCCCCGCTTCCCCTGGAGTCGCGATCGCACCTTGTTTTCGCTATCGCCAAACACCCATCAGTTGGGGTCAAACTACTTCTATAGAACAATTACCGCATTATCACGTAGATAATACTCACCAAGAGTGGCAACGTTTACAATCGGCATTGTACACTGCTCAACAAGAAATTCAAACTTTGCTGTCCCACTCTTCTATTCAAATTGGTGATGCGGAAGCTGCTATTTTCGATGCCCATTTGTTATTTTTGGCAGATCCAACTTTGCTGGAGGCGGCACAGCAACGCATTTTCACCCAACATCTCAATTCTGAAGCTGTTTGGCAAGGAGTAATTAATGAGGTAGCAAGCAATTATCACCGTCTTGATGATCCTTATTTACAAGAACGCATCGCTGATGTTGTTGATGTGGGACAGCGAGTATTGCGCGTATTGTCGGGTACTCCGATGACGATTGTGGACGTATCCCAACCTGGGATTTTAGTTGCGGCTGATCTGACTCCCTCAGATACAGCTAGCTTAGATCCAACAAGTGTTTTGGGCATTTGTATTACGGCTGGTAGTGCTACATCGCACACTGCTATTCTGGCTCGTTCTTTGGGTATTCCGGCAATTGTTGGTTTACCACCAGAAATATTACAGCTTACCGATGGCACACAGCTAGCGATTGATGGCGAGACGGGTAGAGTTTGGGTGGAACCAGAAGCAGAAGTCTTGGTAGCACTTAGGACAAAGCGAGATGCACAACACGCAACCCAGCAACAAGCAATAACTATTGCCCATCAACCTGGTATGACTCGCGATCGCCACCAAATCAATGTATTCGCTAATGTCAGTAGTATCAATGATACGCAACAAGCTGTGAATTTAGGTGCAGAAGGTGTCGGACTACTTCGTACAGAATTTCTTTATCTCAATCGTCCTACTGCTCCCACTGAAGAACAGCAACTAGAAGTTTATCAGGCGATCGCGCAAATTTTGGATCACCGTCCTTTGATTATTCGTACTCTGGATGTCGGTGGAGATAAATCAATTCCTTATTTGGGCGTGGGTTTAGAAGCCAATCCTTTTTTGGGTTGGCGTGGGATTCGTTTTTGTTTAGATCGTCCCGAAGTGTTGAAAACCCAATTAAGGGCAATTTTACGGGCTAGCTTTCGCCAGCAAATCAAAATCATGTTTCCCATGATTGCAACTGTCGACGAAATCCAAGCAGCAAAGGCTATATTGGCTGAAGTGCAAGGGGAACTACGTCAGGCTGGTGTCCCTTTCGATGAGGCGATGCAAATAGGGATCATGATAGAAGTACCATCAGCAGTCACCATTGCCGAGCAGTTAGCTAGAGAAGTAGACTTTTTCAGTATTGGTACTAATGATCTCAGTCAATACATCATGGCAGCAGATCGCACTAATCCCAAGGTGGCAAATTTAGCTGATGCCTTGCATCCAGCAGTGTTACGCATGATTCAGCAAACCGTCGAGGCTGGACATGCTGCTGGTATCTGGGTGGGATTGTGTGGTGAAATCGCAGCAGATCCCTTAGCAGCACCAATTTTATTAGGCTTGGGACTAGATGAAGTGAGTCTTAATCCCCAAGCGATTCCTGCATTTAAAGGTGCGATCGCCCAATTAACAATGCCACAAGCGCAAGCGATCGTTACAGCAGCATTGCAACAAGACTCCGCAGCTAAAGTCAGAGAAATTGTGAACTATGACTTACATCTCATCTGA
- a CDS encoding glycosyltransferase — MRKLYFLLPGTDRKFACGGLWAELKTFNLAKQLCHADIVTYRQREEGKLFIDDLLQDKNLDDVIFVISWGFDVARLAAKLKQHNVVYHAHSAGYGFKLPASVPIITVSRNTMGYWGQYSPHSLIYYLPNQIGNEFQNSHLERDIDVLVQARKSSQYLMQELIPSLRQKCQVFVVDSYVQDLPGLFNRAKIYLYDSAEYWAQQGVSEGFGLQPMEALTCGCQVFSSINGGLSDYLDPGFNCYKIAGYSKEYDMQRILKLLTNWTPSRLTENFLAEYRTENITKRLQVILDELNEFFDHKKIYPDNINNLTKIRLTKMRLQTKLSKVKKKYFKI, encoded by the coding sequence ATGAGAAAGCTTTACTTTTTACTTCCTGGAACAGATAGAAAGTTTGCTTGTGGTGGTCTTTGGGCAGAATTAAAAACATTTAATCTCGCCAAGCAACTTTGCCATGCTGATATTGTCACTTATCGTCAAAGAGAAGAAGGAAAACTCTTTATCGATGATTTACTCCAGGATAAAAATTTAGATGATGTTATTTTTGTGATCAGTTGGGGTTTTGATGTAGCTCGGCTTGCTGCTAAGCTCAAGCAACATAATGTTGTTTACCATGCCCATAGTGCAGGTTATGGTTTTAAATTACCTGCTAGTGTTCCTATTATTACTGTTAGCCGGAATACAATGGGATATTGGGGACAATACTCACCTCATTCACTGATATATTATTTACCCAATCAAATTGGTAACGAATTTCAAAATTCCCACTTGGAAAGAGATATTGATGTGTTAGTGCAGGCTCGGAAATCTTCGCAATATTTGATGCAAGAATTGATTCCATCCTTACGACAAAAATGCCAAGTTTTTGTTGTTGATTCCTATGTCCAGGATTTACCAGGACTTTTTAATCGAGCTAAAATTTATCTCTATGATTCTGCTGAATATTGGGCGCAGCAAGGTGTTAGTGAAGGATTTGGCTTACAACCAATGGAAGCTCTGACTTGTGGGTGTCAGGTTTTCTCTAGTATTAACGGTGGGCTATCTGATTACTTAGACCCCGGCTTTAATTGCTATAAAATAGCTGGATATTCAAAAGAATATGATATGCAACGCATTCTCAAATTACTGACAAATTGGACACCTTCAAGATTAACCGAAAATTTTTTAGCAGAATATCGTACTGAAAATATTACTAAACGTTTACAAGTAATTTTAGATGAATTAAATGAATTTTTTGACCATAAAAAAATTTATCCTGATAATATTAACAATCTAACAAAAATTCGTTTGACAAAAATGCGTCTACAGACAAAATTGAGTAAAGTTAAAAAGAAGTATTTTAAAATTTAA
- a CDS encoding DUF6391 domain-containing protein, translated as MNNFAYAKIDGFPLDLFNFDLTAPQPTLDADLLQQLSFIPGLKEILMLRQVHALEHATVWMLSESKTNHPITFTSSNVQVDNKFLGGLSTEQGFYLYGEVNISDLRRAATLALHRLINGEWHLAIHPRCGTNASVAMLLTAGFAVGMHILLPPGIIEQLVGLGLAATTAAELAPDVGALAQRYITTAIPFNLNIENITRTRDVCGQEAYFVKVCWRE; from the coding sequence ATGAATAATTTTGCTTATGCCAAAATAGATGGGTTTCCCTTGGACTTATTTAATTTTGATTTAACAGCACCTCAACCTACGTTAGATGCTGATTTACTTCAACAGTTATCTTTTATCCCAGGGTTGAAAGAAATTCTCATGCTCCGGCAAGTTCATGCTTTAGAACATGCTACAGTGTGGATGCTGAGCGAGTCAAAAACTAACCATCCTATTACATTCACCTCCAGTAATGTTCAGGTAGATAACAAATTCTTGGGTGGATTGTCTACAGAGCAAGGATTCTACCTTTACGGTGAGGTAAATATTAGCGACTTGCGGCGTGCAGCCACACTTGCCTTACATCGATTGATCAATGGGGAATGGCATTTAGCTATACATCCTCGCTGCGGTACAAATGCATCAGTAGCAATGCTGCTGACAGCAGGATTTGCCGTCGGTATGCATATATTGCTACCACCAGGCATAATAGAACAACTCGTAGGTTTAGGGTTGGCAGCAACGACAGCAGCAGAATTAGCCCCTGATGTAGGTGCTTTAGCACAACGATACATCACAACTGCCATTCCCTTTAATTTGAATATTGAAAACATAACCCGTACAAGAGATGTATGTGGACAGGAGGCATATTTTGTCAAAGTATGTTGGCGGGAGTAG
- a CDS encoding helix-turn-helix transcriptional regulator, giving the protein MAGGESQTPVSLSDRELQIIDLVAAGLTNQEIAAKLEISKRTVDNHISNILTKTGTDNRVALVRWALHWGKVCLDDVNCCPLPNPNHE; this is encoded by the coding sequence ATGGCTGGTGGCGAGTCTCAGACCCCTGTAAGTCTGTCAGACAGAGAACTGCAAATTATCGACTTAGTGGCCGCTGGCTTAACTAATCAGGAAATTGCAGCAAAGCTTGAAATTAGCAAGCGTACAGTTGATAACCATATCAGCAACATTCTCACCAAAACTGGTACAGACAATCGAGTAGCCCTTGTCCGCTGGGCTTTGCACTGGGGCAAAGTCTGCTTGGATGATGTAAACTGCTGTCCTTTGCCCAATCCCAATCATGAATAA
- a CDS encoding S-layer homology domain-containing protein, giving the protein MVSSTLVATLYVNPITGNDANAGSRLVPYKTLTRALKASKTGMIIQLAPGNYNTANGEIFPLIIPAGVMVVGNEATKGQGITISGSGEYQSESFGLQNITLLLLDNASLMGVTVTNSITKGTGIWIEYGAPTLANNTLLNCGREGLFVSGTAKPAILDNVFTGNGASGLVMARNSKGEVLRNVVQKNAIGIAISDFAAPLIANNKLSENRTAIALSRDARPVLRQNVIEKNSQGGLLVNGNAIPDLGSTQDPAGNTFRSNSGFDVQNATSVKLVSAGNLLNPVGIKGLVELSATVEDTAKPISVNTSFADMTGHWAVAFVEALLTKGLISGFGDGTFKPEAPITRAQYAAMIAKTFELPLKNKYGKFTDVKSDFWAAAAIERAASMGFISGFPDGTFRPGQNLTKIQAIVSIVNGLQLSGGNPNVLTVYRDRAQIPSYAIDAMAIATQKLLVVNYPQTEILEPLRDITRAEVAALIYQALVTSGKQKPIISPYIVNPDADIASFTDLRGHWAEGFIRALVSMNLTRGFADGSYKPDQAMTRAQYAALVAAAFNPTAKRPAQEFIDVPKDFWAYKPIQQAAQGGFVAGFNDRTFRPQHNVQRLQVIVSLVNGLSLPAANADVLSSFSDHNTIPDYARTAVATATVQKIIVDYPDTKQIAPTREATRAEVAAMVYQALVAIGRSPKINSPYIVSPFAVGNE; this is encoded by the coding sequence ATGGTCAGCTCTACCCTGGTTGCTACACTTTATGTTAACCCCATAACGGGGAATGATGCCAATGCTGGGTCACGCTTAGTTCCGTATAAAACCCTTACCCGTGCCTTAAAAGCATCCAAAACAGGAATGATTATTCAACTCGCACCGGGTAATTACAACACTGCCAATGGTGAGATTTTTCCCCTCATCATCCCAGCTGGGGTAATGGTAGTGGGTAACGAAGCAACAAAAGGACAAGGCATTACTATTTCTGGAAGCGGAGAATATCAAAGCGAAAGTTTTGGGCTGCAAAACATCACACTGCTACTACTGGATAATGCCAGTCTCATGGGTGTGACTGTGACTAACTCGATCACCAAAGGCACAGGTATTTGGATTGAATACGGCGCACCAACTTTAGCCAATAATACTTTGCTCAACTGTGGTCGAGAAGGTTTATTTGTCAGTGGCACAGCTAAACCAGCAATTCTCGATAACGTATTTACCGGAAATGGTGCTTCTGGACTAGTAATGGCACGTAATAGTAAAGGAGAAGTGCTGCGGAATGTAGTCCAAAAAAATGCCATTGGCATTGCCATCAGTGACTTTGCTGCTCCTTTGATTGCAAATAATAAATTATCAGAAAATCGGACTGCGATCGCTCTGTCTCGAGATGCACGTCCAGTGCTGCGCCAGAATGTCATCGAAAAAAATTCCCAAGGCGGTTTGTTAGTAAACGGTAACGCCATCCCCGATTTGGGCAGCACTCAAGATCCTGCTGGTAATACTTTTCGTAGCAATTCTGGTTTTGATGTACAAAATGCCACATCAGTAAAATTAGTTTCGGCTGGAAATCTATTAAATCCCGTGGGGATCAAGGGGTTGGTGGAGTTGAGTGCAACGGTTGAAGACACTGCCAAACCAATATCTGTAAACACGAGTTTTGCTGATATGACTGGGCATTGGGCAGTTGCTTTTGTGGAAGCTTTACTCACTAAAGGCTTAATTAGCGGCTTTGGTGATGGTACGTTTAAACCAGAAGCCCCAATCACCCGCGCTCAGTATGCAGCAATGATTGCTAAAACTTTTGAGCTACCTCTAAAAAATAAATACGGTAAATTTACGGATGTAAAATCTGATTTTTGGGCAGCCGCAGCTATCGAAAGGGCTGCTAGTATGGGGTTTATAAGCGGATTCCCAGATGGTACATTTCGACCAGGACAAAATTTAACAAAAATTCAAGCAATAGTATCGATAGTAAATGGGTTACAACTAAGTGGTGGTAATCCAAATGTGTTAACCGTGTATCGCGATCGCGCTCAAATACCCAGTTATGCCATTGATGCTATGGCAATTGCTACTCAAAAACTACTAGTGGTGAATTATCCGCAAACCGAAATACTCGAACCTTTGCGGGATATCACGCGCGCCGAGGTAGCAGCATTAATTTATCAAGCATTAGTGACTAGCGGTAAGCAAAAACCAATAATTTCTCCTTACATTGTTAATCCTGATGCGGATATTGCCTCATTCACCGATCTCAGGGGACACTGGGCAGAAGGATTTATTCGGGCATTAGTTAGCATGAATTTAACTCGTGGTTTTGCTGATGGTAGCTATAAACCAGATCAAGCAATGACTCGCGCCCAGTATGCTGCATTAGTAGCAGCTGCATTTAATCCCACTGCTAAACGTCCAGCACAAGAGTTTATTGATGTACCCAAGGATTTTTGGGCATACAAGCCCATCCAACAAGCAGCACAAGGCGGTTTTGTAGCTGGTTTTAATGATCGCACCTTCCGCCCCCAGCACAATGTGCAACGACTCCAGGTAATTGTTTCCTTGGTGAATGGGCTTAGCCTACCAGCAGCCAATGCTGATGTATTATCTAGCTTTAGCGATCACAACACTATTCCCGACTATGCCCGTACTGCCGTTGCCACAGCAACTGTGCAAAAAATCATCGTCGATTACCCAGATACTAAACAAATTGCACCAACGCGAGAAGCAACACGGGCAGAAGTAGCAGCAATGGTATATCAAGCATTAGTAGCAATTGGGCGATCTCCAAAAATTAATTCACCCTATATTGTTTCCCCTTTTGCAGTCGGTAACGAGTAG
- a CDS encoding YARHG domain-containing protein: MNSPETQIAVNKSKSQIQQEISQQTTLIQRVVVPRADFIQQNPHNSPDLPVFPIQHYPLGESIELTTESTQEYPTYKGVKQEKLLDTISYIFLDDENLEEIEHYTRESQTNSLNPRLQTKVSSHSSTVGLRSKVGIASMMFAGGFAVGGISSWVVLSDQFASANTKLQKTVQKYANLKPAYSTNALEKINISTPEIDLPETSFSAVEPSEDIESQVTSQPAKNQASLNQVKPVLSKSTKSDAKTTLQAAKNQTSLNQVEPPLPTSIDLEITSQPANSQPTLHQTESPLLKSQVLAATSKPLFQQRLLTSADLKGFSAQELTLMRNEIYARHGRRFKEQKLQRYFESQSWYQPRYAPGEFPDSVLSQIELKNAIMIREYQRIHGMMLNP, from the coding sequence ATGAATTCTCCAGAAACTCAAATAGCTGTGAACAAATCTAAATCACAGATACAACAAGAAATTTCCCAGCAAACAACCTTAATTCAAAGGGTTGTTGTACCCAGAGCCGATTTTATCCAACAAAATCCTCACAATTCCCCTGATCTACCAGTATTTCCCATCCAACACTACCCTCTTGGCGAATCTATTGAACTAACAACAGAGTCTACCCAAGAATACCCAACCTACAAAGGAGTGAAGCAGGAGAAATTGCTGGATACAATTTCTTATATCTTTCTGGATGATGAAAACCTGGAGGAGATCGAACACTACACTCGAGAATCCCAGACAAATTCATTAAACCCCAGACTACAAACAAAAGTGTCTAGTCACTCATCAACAGTAGGCTTACGTTCTAAGGTTGGAATAGCTTCAATGATGTTTGCTGGAGGCTTTGCTGTTGGAGGGATTTCTTCTTGGGTTGTTTTATCAGATCAATTTGCCTCAGCTAATACTAAGTTGCAGAAAACAGTACAGAAGTATGCCAATCTTAAACCTGCATACAGTACTAACGCCTTAGAGAAAATTAACATTAGTACACCAGAAATAGATCTTCCCGAGACAAGCTTTAGTGCTGTTGAACCATCTGAGGATATCGAATCGCAGGTTACTTCGCAACCAGCAAAGAACCAGGCTAGCTTGAATCAAGTTAAACCGGTACTATCCAAATCGACCAAATCAGATGCGAAAACTACTTTGCAAGCAGCAAAGAACCAGACTAGCTTGAATCAAGTTGAACCGCCACTACCCACATCTATCGACTTGGAGATTACTTCCCAACCAGCGAATAGCCAACCTACTTTGCATCAAACTGAATCCCCACTTCTCAAATCTCAGGTTTTAGCTGCAACATCAAAGCCACTGTTTCAACAACGATTGCTTACCTCGGCAGATCTCAAGGGATTTAGTGCGCAGGAATTAACGCTTATGCGTAATGAAATCTATGCCCGTCATGGTCGTAGATTTAAAGAGCAAAAGCTACAGCGTTACTTTGAAAGTCAAAGTTGGTATCAGCCTCGTTATGCACCAGGAGAGTTTCCTGACTCTGTTCTTTCCCAAATAGAGTTGAAGAATGCCATTATGATACGTGAGTACCAGCGTATTCACGGCATGATGCTAAACCCATAA
- a CDS encoding DUF1565 domain-containing protein, whose product MEVTILFIYRSARLLFNAAGIGVASLMFLNCYFDTAIAQTPSQTTISQVNVLFVNPSTGDDKQGDGGESTPFKTITQALRVATPNTVIKLAKGTYSAATGENFPLILKSGVSLQGNGSSKGRGIIISGGGDYLSRSFGSKNVAVVGAKGATLTGVTVTNSNPGGYGLWIESTNFIVRENTFTGNTQDGVTVIGNTAPIIRNNFFYRNSANGITVTDASRAEIRENIFQETGFGINIAQKAQPVVVGNQIINNRSGIIVQASSRPILRKNVIEGNKEDGLVVLGQAQPDLGNTSEVGGNQFRNNARYDINASAAKQIITAYGNVIAGDRIAGTVNTSGTIAAADNSSSVAIAKNSTQQTQVTQEITFSAPSVSNNTISSRPTSTRKLPSLPVSQASQPSPPPPTVVSSSTNNAAKPLNSQLLPLQPANSTSKVVVSVPQPQQSTGQVTSGVVTNSIKPKPLPLRNAAGFPIPSSLTPKQTVTGWQQQASTPQVNYVQMATNTIEFVAPQPQSPINSVTPTPVTTETNAIQALPMLQPPPMSSNLPTGNPLPVSENPTTTAYAGGALGRRYRVIAEVQTQKDQELVRFLAPGAFPTFWQGRAVMQAGVFSSRYNAEQMLTILNNNGLRTMIEPIGY is encoded by the coding sequence ATGGAGGTGACAATACTTTTTATTTATCGTTCCGCGCGTTTATTGTTTAACGCTGCTGGTATAGGAGTAGCAAGTTTGATGTTTTTGAACTGCTACTTTGATACCGCTATTGCTCAGACACCCAGCCAGACAACAATTTCTCAGGTGAATGTATTATTTGTCAACCCCAGTACTGGAGATGACAAACAGGGAGATGGGGGTGAAAGTACTCCTTTTAAAACTATTACCCAGGCTTTGCGAGTTGCTACTCCCAACACTGTGATTAAGCTAGCTAAAGGGACTTACAGCGCTGCAACGGGAGAAAATTTCCCCTTAATACTCAAGTCTGGTGTTTCCCTTCAAGGGAATGGCAGTAGCAAAGGCCGTGGTATTATTATTAGCGGAGGCGGTGATTACCTAAGCCGGAGTTTTGGTAGTAAAAATGTCGCTGTTGTCGGTGCAAAAGGAGCAACACTAACAGGGGTAACAGTGACAAACTCCAATCCGGGGGGTTACGGTCTATGGATTGAATCTACTAATTTTATAGTTAGAGAAAATACATTTACTGGTAATACTCAAGATGGAGTTACCGTCATTGGCAATACTGCACCAATAATTCGCAACAATTTCTTTTATCGTAACAGTGCCAACGGTATTACGGTTACTGATGCCTCTCGTGCAGAAATACGAGAGAACATATTTCAAGAAACAGGCTTTGGTATTAATATTGCTCAAAAAGCCCAACCTGTGGTAGTAGGTAATCAAATTATCAACAATAGAAGCGGGATCATTGTGCAAGCTTCTTCTCGTCCCATTTTACGGAAAAACGTGATTGAGGGTAATAAAGAAGATGGGCTGGTAGTATTAGGGCAAGCACAACCAGATTTAGGTAACACTTCCGAAGTCGGTGGTAATCAGTTTCGTAATAATGCTCGTTATGATATCAATGCCAGTGCTGCAAAGCAGATAATAACTGCCTACGGAAACGTTATTGCTGGCGATCGCATTGCTGGTACTGTCAATACTAGCGGTACAATAGCTGCGGCTGATAACTCATCATCTGTTGCGATCGCCAAAAACAGCACCCAGCAAACACAAGTAACTCAGGAAATTACCTTTTCTGCTCCTAGTGTCTCTAATAATACTATAAGCAGTAGACCTACCTCTACGCGGAAATTACCCTCTCTTCCTGTTTCCCAAGCTTCTCAACCGTCACCGCCTCCCCCAACTGTTGTATCTTCTAGTACCAACAACGCTGCAAAACCATTAAACAGCCAACTATTGCCATTACAACCAGCAAATTCTACTTCTAAGGTTGTGGTAAGTGTTCCCCAGCCACAGCAGTCCACAGGACAAGTCACTTCTGGAGTAGTTACAAATTCTATTAAACCAAAACCACTTCCCTTAAGAAACGCTGCTGGATTTCCGATTCCTAGTAGCTTGACACCTAAACAAACAGTTACAGGTTGGCAACAACAAGCAAGTACACCACAAGTAAATTATGTACAGATGGCAACAAATACAATCGAATTTGTTGCACCCCAACCCCAATCTCCTATCAATTCAGTCACACCCACACCAGTAACAACGGAAACCAATGCAATCCAAGCATTACCAATGCTGCAACCACCACCAATGAGTAGTAATCTTCCTACTGGTAATCCACTACCAGTATCTGAAAATCCTACAACTACAGCTTATGCTGGCGGCGCACTCGGTAGGCGTTACCGGGTGATAGCAGAAGTACAAACTCAAAAAGATCAGGAGTTAGTCAGATTTCTAGCGCCTGGTGCTTTTCCTACTTTCTGGCAAGGTAGAGCAGTTATGCAAGCAGGAGTGTTTAGTAGCCGCTATAACGCTGAGCAGATGTTAACTATTCTTAATAATAATGGTTTGAGAACTATGATCGAGCCAATTGGATACTAA
- a CDS encoding thiamine phosphate synthase: MKRTDCYDQNTNGIVVMVEPYSQREQRNLVIYRILDANLDRAREGLRIIEEWCRFGLNNAQLTGECKGMRQELASWHTADLRAARDTLGDPGTELTHPQEEQRTSIKSLLQANFCRVEEAMRVLEEYGKLYNPNMGKAFKQMRYRVYTLESNLMGYQRHQLLLRSHLYLVTSPTDKLLEIVEAALKGGLTLVQYRDKNVDDAVRLQQAQKLRQLCHTYNAIFIINDRVDIALAVDADGVHLGQQDMPITVARQLLGPHRIIGRSTTNADEMQRAIKEGADYIGVGPVYETPTKEGKPAAGLEYVSYVAKNCSIPWFAIGGIDPNNINDVIDAGAKRVAVVRGIMQAEQPTLVTQYFLSQLNRIQPDPDHLYVESNYYPDQW, from the coding sequence ATGAAACGGACTGACTGTTACGATCAAAACACTAATGGGATTGTTGTAATGGTCGAGCCATACAGCCAAAGAGAGCAAAGAAATCTGGTTATTTACCGCATTTTAGATGCGAATTTAGACCGTGCGCGTGAAGGCTTGCGAATTATTGAGGAATGGTGTCGTTTTGGCTTGAATAATGCCCAGTTAACTGGGGAATGCAAGGGAATGCGACAAGAGTTAGCAAGCTGGCATACTGCTGATTTACGGGCAGCACGGGATACATTGGGCGATCCTGGTACTGAGTTAACTCATCCCCAGGAAGAACAACGTACGAGTATCAAATCTTTGCTGCAAGCTAACTTCTGTCGAGTAGAAGAAGCTATGCGAGTACTAGAAGAATATGGCAAGCTTTATAACCCAAATATGGGAAAAGCTTTCAAGCAGATGCGTTACCGGGTTTACACCCTAGAGAGTAATTTGATGGGTTATCAACGGCATCAATTGCTGCTGCGATCGCATTTGTATCTTGTTACCTCCCCCACTGATAAACTACTAGAAATAGTTGAAGCTGCTCTCAAGGGAGGATTAACCCTAGTACAGTACCGCGATAAAAATGTTGATGATGCTGTTCGCCTCCAACAAGCTCAAAAATTACGGCAGTTATGCCATACCTACAACGCCATTTTTATCATCAATGACCGCGTAGATATAGCTTTGGCAGTTGATGCAGATGGGGTACACCTGGGACAGCAAGATATGCCCATTACTGTAGCTAGACAATTGCTGGGGCCTCACCGCATAATTGGTCGCTCTACCACAAATGCTGATGAAATGCAACGGGCAATCAAAGAAGGAGCAGATTATATCGGTGTAGGGCCTGTTTATGAAACTCCGACAAAAGAAGGTAAGCCTGCTGCTGGTTTAGAATATGTTAGTTACGTCGCTAAAAATTGTTCCATCCCTTGGTTTGCCATTGGGGGTATAGATCCCAATAACATCAATGACGTGATTGATGCTGGGGCGAAGCGTGTAGCAGTGGTGCGTGGGATCATGCAAGCCGAACAACCTACTTTAGTGACGCAATATTTTCTCTCGCAGCTGAATCGTATTCAACCAGATCCTGATCATCTCTATGTCGAATCAAATTACTATCCAGATCAATGGTGA